In Eubalaena glacialis isolate mEubGla1 chromosome 4, mEubGla1.1.hap2.+ XY, whole genome shotgun sequence, one DNA window encodes the following:
- the SHLD3 gene encoding shieldin complex subunit 3, with amino-acid sequence MTTEVILHYRPYESETTQLPKIAEKVIQDFPTRPLSRFIPWFPHDGSRLPLKPKRLPPVISEEATEDVRQYLTISEHDIKLQSYDCTVDLLEFQPNLKKKKHLIQSHTLNEQTNSGSLDKQSEKGKRHKKRSWSVSLPSSNCTENIFPLSEKLQDSLKALNLHSFYRARWTIEHTICNNQTLEDIWAKLNRIIRCNELPSCNATIQRHLGQIWVFCDVMYCEYVGNLLKGRLALTGKINLFVHKYGVIFSM; translated from the coding sequence ATGACTACGGAAGTAATATTACATTATCGACCATATGAGAGTGAAACCACACAACTgccaaaaattgcagagaaagtaATTCAAGACTTTCCTACACGTCCACTATCAAGATTTATTCCTTGGTTTCCGCATGATGGGTCCAGACTTCCACTCAAACCTAAAAGATTACCACCTGTGATTTCTGAAGAGGCAACTGAAGATGTGAGACAGTACTTAACCATCTCAGAACATGATATTAAATTGCAGAGTTATGATTGCACAGTAGATCTACTGGAGTTTCAacctaatttgaaaaaaaagaagcacttaATCCAATCACACACACTGAATGAACAGACTAATTCTGGAAGTCTGGATAAACAATCAGAAAAAGGAAAACGGCACAAGAAGAGGTCTTGGAGTGTTTCACTTCCCAGCAGTAAttgtactgaaaatatttttcctttgtctgaAAAATTGCAAGATAGTTTAAAGGCACTAAATTTGCACTCATTTTATAGAGCAAGATGGACAATAGAGCACACTATTTGTAACAACCAAACTCTGGAAGACATTTGGGCAAAACTCAATCGAATTATCAGGTGCAATGAACTTCCATCTTGTAATGCTACAATTCAGAGACATTTAGGCCAGATATGGGTGTTCTGTGATGTTATGTACTGTGAATATGTGGGAAATCTTCTTAAAGGAAGATTAGCTCTTACTGGGAAGATTAACTTATTTGTGCATAAATATGGTGTTATTTTTAGTATGTAA